The sequence below is a genomic window from Hyperolius riggenbachi isolate aHypRig1 chromosome 7, aHypRig1.pri, whole genome shotgun sequence.
tggccgcccctctcctccagagcccccccataccatggaccatgcgggctggtatagctcagggtgcgaagccccacgtggccggggctccgcattctggctatcccagcctgcatgggggacaaggggttaaagaggcttgggaggggggaccccacgctgtctgttttcatgaaatgtatacaatatgtatacagaactcggaatgcagtaacctgctctgcagcagtgtcattttacacagtttaaaaatcatttttcctatgaaactttaaaatcgtttatttcaaaaactataagctcttttcacaaatttttttctttaccatgttcctactcatctgcttaatatacatgccaaatttggtgatgatagcatgtaagggggcttcacaattcaccatggaatttagcacaattgacttcaatgtaaacacgaattcggtactcggaattgcagaattttcgagtttcgagtgcttactcggaactgccaaattccgatggcaaactcgaaattcggaatccgagagctcagccctatcgaccaccatagggacaggacaatggcaacaggcaagacaagacagaacaggcaatacagataatacaatcctaactgcactagggaaatctgcctagcgcagattcaggaattactctaagctgatgttcaaacagagagcaaggctgacaccccaccaggagtgtaacataggacgaaatccttatgaacagcgaagcattgtgggaaagacatagtacttatagtacatgcctccaatgaatgtggccaggcaatttgcatgacaacgtatgcaaattcctctgcaagcacaagctgcaaaactgacagaagctcttctttccagagtcctgcagcatgcaaacctacacaatggtcaaaaggctggctgcctgcacaggcagctgagcaaatcatcacaggaaCACAATGCAATACAGTACTATAAAAATATTTTtgcaaacagaggtggtggccctGTGTGTGACATCTTTGAAAGACAgggattttgttaaaaaaaaaagtgtttagcaAAGTTTGTTTGTGCAGCAGATTCAGTTCCTCATTACAATCCGCAGTTTGCTGAAGCAGCGACTTTATTACCCTTAAGTCTATCATCAAACACAGAGTCATATCTGCAGTACTTAATGATTTCTGGATGTTGTTTTATTGTATCAATTTAATGAAGTCTTGATAacaagccagcacctctggaaaccTTGCAAACTCTGGAATGTAGTGCTTATTCTTGCTAAGTCAGCGGAGCGGGACTTCAGTAGTGTTCTTGCTGTTCCAATGATTGAATGTTTTCTTGCTTGGAGAAGCCCACCTATCCCCGAGGGGCTCCTGATCCCACAAAGCACAGCTCCTTAACTGATCACACCCAAACCAGTGAACTGCAGCCACTGGAAGGAATGATTCAATTCCCAGAGAATAGTTTAGTGCTTGCTTTGCAGTAACATTGATTTGAGGATATAATAGCACATCATTTAGTGCTGCAAACATTTTGGTTTACAATTTCATTTTATAttccttggtggacttccaactaaccgactaacactgCTCAATTctttactgaactctgctgctcgactcattcatcttctTGGTTTTatctctcctcttgctcttcctctgctgaccctctctgtcaagctcttcactggctgccaattaatgaggggattcagttcaaactcttaaccctaacctgcaaagctctccacaatctctctcccctgtacatctcctcactagtctccagataccaacccaaccgcaatctcagatctgcgcacaaacttcttctatcctcttctacaataacctcctcacattcacgtgtacaagacttctcacgtgcctcacccctcctctggaatgcccttccacaacacatccgccactctcccacctttgaaatctttaaacgctccctcaaaacccaccttttccgacaagaatattctctagcttaggccatgcacccactaaataacctaattgcgcactgcctgtacatatactgtatacatccccacctcttgtttccaccccattcctttagagtgtaagctcgcaagagcagggctctaacccttttgtgtcatggtctgttattaatttaattgcttgcacactgttagacatttatacattttagtcatcatgttaaatcaaattgtaatcagcagtgctgtatcttgtattagtgttcatatttcatgtatatcattgtctgtatcattatgtatcccttgtttgttttcttacattgtacagcgccacggaatatgttggcgctttataaataataataataatatactgctGCAAGCCAACAAAAATCATTGAATGTATtgtacattatttatttatttattttacttataAAGCGTCTACATATTACACagcgtcaacatattacacagcgctggacattaaggttacagacaatatttaggggtgacataaaaCAATAAGACAATAGAGGaacacatgcaaaccagatcatgcagcccagtacgagtaccaggtaatgcttagtcagtcactggatgggagcatggagattagtcaagtagagttcactcagatccataggctgggtgtacagtaatggaggtgtgtgaacaggtaggagacataaggaggaggaccctgcccgtaggcttacaatctagagggagaggtaggtacaggggcgtaactagaaaacaCTGGGCAAccactgcaaaactttggatggggccccctccctcgctttctgcacaggtaaactgagaaccaatgttattcaattggctagtgcacacttgaatgtagaACCCATGCAGATTAAACAGACAGCAGCGAAGCACTGCACGCAttgtctctatcaattacattagcttctgtgataaaacttgCATGTTTTTACccttacagacacacatggggcttgattcacaaagcggtgctaacctacttagcacgtctaaagtctttagacatgctaaccagggtgctaagtaggttaatcaattgagaaatccggtgctaacctacttagcaccctggttagcacgtctaaagactttagacgtgctaagtaggttagcaccgctttgtgaatcaagcccatggtgtgcagaaaacacatacagaaaaccgacagatgagtgtgctcccagtctcagctcattacactcactctgtccatctctgatggagcaaaactggctctgcagactcctccagcatcactacagtacacagcacttgaggAGGGGTAGAGCGGTTGGGGgctacagaagagcctgctgtacactgaatagggattgtctacaaatctCTTTGTTTACAAAATGTATGATTcaatatcagtggctgagcagatgcagtcattagaacaattgtgcagagataagaaagctttttctctccgtgcccttatgccgggcatacacggctcaattttgccgctcgattctcccgctcgatcgattccccgcacgatttcgcaggcgattctcttatcttccgttcgttcttcttatctttttccagtcactgctatcaggaatcgagcggcaaaacgatcaggcgggagatcggacgtgtcggaaattatctatcgagccattcccatacacacgctcaacagcggcctTTTATACAGCACAAATATCAAacgacttttgttgtgaaacatgttgaacaaccaaaaaaaaagttgcttgctattgttcacacaactgagaagactgataagacgtcaagtcCAACATTTGAGGAAAGAGAGGAAATCTTGCGTGATTACACCTCAGCTAGAGAGCTGGGGGCTTGCTACAGAGCTGGAGGCTGGGCTGTGGAAGAGTTAAACCAGCCTTCAGAAAAGCGCCAAAGTGCTTTTTCAGAACAGGGAATGGGGACTTCTCCTAAAATGGCATATAGAGGCCAATGGGGGAAAGTAAATGCAATTGAAAGCTATAGAAACAAACATATACTAGTAGGGGGTGGGCTACAAAATTTGACAAAATTTAGCTACAAAATTTAGCTACAAAATTTGACAAAATTTGGTCTGGTTGGCTAGACCGCAGAGACTTAGTTGGTGGTGGTTTTTTAACGGCTTGCAGTAGGGGTGTCGGATGCACTGGAGTCCAACTCCCCTTTCTTTGCTTCTTGCATCTTTTTCTATCACTCACTCACTTTCTAGCCTTTCTATTCTATTGATGATTTGAGGAACATGCCGGGGACAAAATATAATCATATCTGTAATCATTTCTTATATAGTATACCTCCTATTGAGGCAATACATAACTTACTTAAGACATGAGTATCGGATATGTAAGTCAATCTGGGGTAAAGAAACATTGTTAATTATAAGATTTGTACCCCCAGGGTGTCCCTCCCCATTAATACTTTCTCTGCCATGCTACTTTCTCTCCTTAATCAACATAATGTGCCACTAGGGATGTTCATTCGGATTTTGTGGAATTGAAACTTCCAAATTTCCGatcagaactcggaaatcggatatctgtagaaatactgcattaccacaactcgatcattttagcccaatcacagaactctgaagcattggaccaatcagagagtgcagagtcaactcggaagtatttgaccaatcagagaatgaaaaaaatgacccaaaaaaactactcggaaatccgaactcggaaatcggaaaccgttcggaaatccgtgaaattggtaatcggcattgacggaaatcagaatttctgcagaatcggaaatcgacatttccgaccatccctatgtgCCACATCATGTTACCATTGGTTCTATTAAGCCCCAGTATGTAAGCTGAGGCAACCGTAACATCATCTAACATGCTTTACCTAACGGAGTGTACTAATTGTACAATATGATGTATTGATATCCATGGGATGCTTTAATCAATCAAGctgttcttaaaggacatccgaggtgaaaatatacTAAGGAGAAAAACAATTGTTCATATTCTCATTctccttaaaatgacttttttagataacccagttttattttatatttaaatctagttttgaaGTTTttcctgtttcattgtctctgctcaaggaCACCttgattgaagtatgccagaactaaaatctatgaaatattgaccctttttatctcttttgtgCTCCCAGAAgcgatttactgacaggaaagtattttatggctgtaatttcttatcagtgagggttatgctatgatctgacccagtccgacccgggcagaaactgtcacttgcatacctgatgtttaactctttcaggcaaagagagGAAACAAAAAGggaacacaacctagttatttgtgtgcttggcactgtacatgtacatgtctatcttatcatgtcacatgtcacctcgggtatcccttAAATGTTAAATGGTTTGTGACCACTGGATCGGCATTCACTTCTGCCGCTTGTTGTTTTGTTACTGGGAGCACAGACTAATGTGTGCATCCCATAATGTTTGTAATTTACCTGTTCAAAATAATTAAAAGtgatttgtaaaaacaaaaacaaaaaagtaaatgGAGTTATCTCTATCCACATAGATTATAGTATACAGATGTGCGAGCTCGGTCGGTGCGTGTGCTCCTGTGTAGTGTCGTCGCCGCTGACACTACACGGGAGTACACACACGGACCGAGCACGCGGCGGAGGTGACGTGATTGAGCGTGAATACGGAAACCTGCCAGCCGGCCAACatatgggggagagcccgttctGTAAAACTCTACGCCTTATATACGATTTGGGACATGCgtgcaaaacaattttattgtaataaaaCTTTTTGGCAGTATCATGCTATGTGTGCTATTTTTATTGAGGTTGATCATCATAAGTGAACCAGTGAGGAGCTACCTTTAACCCTCGTGGGTAGAGTCAACGCAATCGAAATGATGTTGCTCCCTAAGTTCACCTATATATTTTGGAATTCGCCGGTCTGGATATCTAAAAAATTCTTCACTGAAATCAATAGCATTCTAATTCCCTTTATTTGGTCTAACAATCTCCCCCGTATGTCGCAAAAAACCTTAGAGCTACCAACGTCAGAGGGAGATTTAGCTATGcctaacttttttttactacttccTAGCATCAATACTAGTTACTGTATGGTGGTGCTTTTCTAGAAATGAACATAATTCAGGTGTGGTGACTGAGGCAGCTATAATGGGCTCATATGAAGCTCAACACAGCAGCTCCTCCTGCATCAGCAGTACCCCATcccagcacagcacagcagcTCCTCCTGCATCAGCAGCACCCCAGCCCGGCACAGAACAGCACAGCAGCTCCTCCTGCATCAGCAGCACCCCAGCCcggcacagcacagcagttcctcCTGCATCAGCAGCACCCCAGCACAGCATAGCACAGCAGCTCCTCCTGCATCAGCAGCACCCCAGCCCGGCACAGCACAGCAGCTCCTCCTGCATCAGCAGCACCCCAGCCCGGCACAGAACAGCACAGCAGCTCCTCCTGCATCAGCAGCACCCCAGCACAACACAGCAGCTCCTCCTGCATCAGCAGCACCCCAGCCCGGCACAGCACAGCAGCTCCTCCTGCATCAGCAGCAGCCCGGCACAGCACAGCAGCTCCTCCTGCATCAGTAGCACCCCAGCCCGGCACAGAACAGCACAGCAGCTCCTcctgcatcagcagcagcacagcacagcagcTCCTCCTGCATCAGCAGCATTCCATcccagcacagcacagcagttcctcCTGCATCAGCAGCACCCCAGCCCGGCACAGCACAGCAGCTCCTCCTGCATCAGCAGCACCCCAGCCtggcacagcacagcagttcctcTTGCATCAGCAGCaccccagccaggcacagcatagCAGCTCCTCCTGCATCAGCAGCACCCCAGCCCGGCACAGCACAGCAGCTCCTCCTGCATCAGCAATGCCTCAGCCCACCTCCTACTGCATCAGCAGTACCCCAGCACGGCAGCCCCTTGTcttttgcctaacactaaactatcctctcctatacctaatactaacctcctgaacctaacactaccctctcttctcctgtgcctaacactaacctagccTCTTCtctgcttaaccctaacctcccctctcctctacctaacactaacctcctctctcccctacctgacactaacctcccctacctaATGCTAAACATACACGGTTCGAGAATGTCCttattaatcgagccgctgatggctcgattgataaaatccgacaggtccgatagcccgccggatagattccccgctcgatccccgtgggcggacaatagtgaggaatcgagcggaaaataaggagcgcccgcggggacgagcgggaatcgatccagccgtacgcggggatgcggcgggagtcgatcccggccgtgtatccccagcataacagcacatcttacagaaaattgtatggtgtgtactaaggTGCGTACACGCACTACCAAATGCAATGACGGGTcctccggaccctcccgctggacggtctttagccgacagtatgcgcgtgtgtacgcgctgtcggcagactgatatgcGCTGTcccctaaagaccgcccagcgggagggtccggcggacccgtcgttgcatttggtagtgcgtgtgtacgcacctctaggcataacactaacctcctctctcctctgcctaaaggtggccacacaccataaaatgttttaaatatctgttcaattcaagaattttaGAAGTGATAGATAGCGCTCCACAATATGAACACAGCCAGCATTTCACATCTCATATGGTATTTCACTCACCCAGTCCGTTTGACCACTGTTAGATTGGTCAAATATCGCTCATGTGATATCCCGCACCGTCTGTGCCCTTGTTCCTTCTCTTTCCTCCTTCTCCCGGTCATGCGATCAGTAGTTCATTGGACCGCAATGCTGGCTGTGTTCATATTGTGGAGCGCTATCTATCacttctaagggctctttcacactagaggcctttTTCGGCATTTTACCGCCaccatggtaaaatgaaagtccatagactttcattttacctttcacacttaacgccgcGTTTTTGGGAGTTgcatttcaacgctcccaggcgctttttcagggcctaccgcggcgtttctcatttcATTGATAAtcatgtattggcgttaaaatgCCTTCAAAACGCACCAAAACGCTGACAGCCAAAGGCAGCGTTTTGGCCTTTTCTACcgctgcctctagtgtgaaagagccctaatgctgggaatacacggtacgtttgtaccgtgtaatcgagccacaCGATAGATTCTggcgcgtccccgcgggcgcccgggATCAATTCCCCGCTCGTCTCCACGGGcagcttcttatcttccgctcgtttattCTTTTgttctgcccgccggtatcgagcgtggaatcgatccggcggggtatcggacacgtcggaaattatcaatcgagccatcagcggctcgattgataaaaaagAACCGTACCGTGcatccccagcattacagtctGATCCAGGTGAAGCTGAAACCTACATAGAGCGCATACAATTCGAGAGACTGATACTGTGCATAAACACTGGACTTGTGTTACATAGACCGCAGGGTCTTTTTATTATCTTTTCTATCCATATTTTACTAACTTTTAAACTTATAATTTGAAACACTTCTAACAGAGTGTCGCTCCATCTGTAGCGCTTATCATAATAATTTTTAttctcaattcaagaattgcaataaatttttctgactgattgtaacatttcaaaaatataaccgatgtaccacacacatattttttcccaattatgataaaaatgattggaaactctgagaaaattgctagggtgtgtatattaataaactgacaatctaacacacaccatacaatctttagaaaaattgaagaaaaatttccagcattccgaatcgaaaaaaattgaagaaaaaaaaacaggaaacccgatcggatttttcagttgaatgaaaaaaagctttcgattttttgggggaaatctgatcatatttatcaaattgccataaaatcggatcattttattgtatggtgtgtggccacctttacattaacCTCCCTCTCTGCATGTATGATGTTTCCACATGTATGCTCAAATGTTGATACACCACTTCTGTATTTCAAATAAGCCACCATAACCCAGCACAGCAACGCCCCAGCCCAGCCCGGCACAGCAGCGCCCCCGCCTGGTGCTTTGTTTTCATAACAGGTATGACAGCCCAGCACAGCAGCGCTCCAGTCCGGTGTCATGCAGATCTTAAATTAACCCCATAATGaccatcagcagcattaaccttgCAACCCAAGTTAGCAGCCTTGGTCctggtcaggcccggatttacaacacagtagcctgtaggcacagatgccctggcaccctagactcccctctccatgaacctacaaacccccaccaaactgcaccgcaagtgtgctggctagcccagctgtcacttctcccctacttcccttgcatctcataggtagctacaggtgtctcttagcattaggccagaggtaccttcagtattaagtagctagaggtgccctcaacTAAAAGGAGATCTTGTTAGTTGAATACCGAgaacagggtgagtaacctctcatttacgctttgCTTTGGGGACTCTGTATAAGGAAAGAtgaagggaggcactaggggaggagagtgagccgcctttgcaTCAGCAGGCacttgtaggcacatgcctacagtgccttatggtaaatctggccctggtcctggtgtgcaatatccactatccaagtggacgtagttagaataaaaagttgtctgaATGAAGCGAGGACGGAGCCCGCAGTCCAGGGAGCGAAACGAGGACCAAGCCTACAGCCCAGCGAGTGAAGCAAGGGGACACCAATACTACTAAAAGGagaatatcactttaaatgtatgctactTTGTCAATGTATGCTGAAATGTTAGAACACACCAGCAAAGCACAGCACATCAGCGGCGCCCCTGCCCGGGCCTGCGAACTACAGCGTGGCATAGCACAGCACAGTGCACTCCAGCGGCGCCCCCGCACAGCACAGCAGCGCCCCAGCCTGGCCCGGCCTAGCACAGCACACAGCGGCGCCCCTGCCCGGGCCTGCGCACTACAGCGCGGCATAGCACAGCAGCTCCTCCtgcatcagctgatcaggttgttGTATCTGTCGGAGGCGGCGCTCGGTGAGGATCTTCCGGGTCAGTGGGGTAAATGGTTTCCCTGGGATTTAGTTGCCTATAGCCGTGGTAACAGCCGTCAGTGTGTGCTCGGCGGTGTCCCCCTTCCCTGTGGGTTGGTGGGGTGTATATGGCGTCCTTGTCTGAGTTGGCAGTCTGGCTCTCCCGATCAGCCGCTGCTCGCTCCTATGGAGTCTTCTCCAAAGGCTTGACCCGCACTCTGCTTATCTTCTTCAATCTGGCCTGGAGACTGAGAATCAAGTTCCCCTACCTGTATGTCATCGCCTCCATGATGCTGAATGTAAGGCTGCAGGTGAGAGTCTGACTGGCACTGTCCTGGGGTCCATGTCCCCAGATGAACCGCTGGCCTGTATGCCCCCTGCCTAAGTAGCTGGGTGTATAGTAAAGGCTAcagaacttcttatttgtacagacTACTCACATTTTATAGCAACTACCCTCTCCATCTATCGTTTTGATTTTGGCACATGAAACAGTTTCCAGCTATTACACAGGAGAATGCTGTTTTGCTCTTCTCAGTTCCCAGGAGCCAAGTAGCCAAGGATCCTTTAAAACCACAGCTGGTGTCAAACTTTTGAGTTTTTCATACTTTAGtgcaaaataaaaaacaacaacaaaaacaaccaGTGggagctctcctcatgcccacctctaccccattctccatccccctccgttagtgtctaccgaccccctgaaCTTACTGGTCGGGAGGGTCgctgcttactgtgcaggtgctgccTGGCAACGCACGCCCAGCGGCTAGGAGCATGCGCACTATGTAATTGtgacagtgcgcatgcacagagtgctccAGGTGAGCGATTAAGGATGCGTGTCACcaggcagcgcctgcgcagtaagcggcGACCCACCCAACTAGGAAGTAAGTTCAGGGGGTTGGTAGACACTAACCAAGGGCAGGGATGAGCTCCAGATGAAATCCAAATGGGTTTGATTCGGATTTTATCTAGATAATTagtgcagctgggtgggtgggggagggttaaacttacccagcagccgtcTTTAATCCGTCCCATGCTGTGTTCCAGGTAGTGTTAAGTCaccaccacgcttcctccttcaacacctAAATGCCCACAGTGCCTCATGGGTAATCTGGCCCTAATTTCAACCAA
It includes:
- the SMIM10L3 gene encoding salivary gland specific protein SAGSIN1; translation: MASLSELAVWLSRSAAARSYGVFSKGLTRTLLIFFNLAWRLRIKFPYLYVIASMMLNVRLQVHIEIH